From a region of the Mytilus galloprovincialis chromosome 3, xbMytGall1.hap1.1, whole genome shotgun sequence genome:
- the LOC143068753 gene encoding uncharacterized protein LOC143068753: MVSNSSTTDLSTTIPTTTKKFSTSRKSTKTTSSEKSSTWDFLCVREHLKSKGVSNNVADIILQSWRSSTSQQYKSHLKKWKLFSSEREINLFDPPTEVLLEFLNSLFEQNVGYSGINTAKSAISALCSLVSNRNIGKETLVKRFMKGVFTKKPSLPKYSKIWDVNKVLTYFDIISDNEQLSLLELSQKLAMLFMLLSGQRCQTIYKLELDNVQIEGDTMVAYVSELLKQTKPGVHMKPLVFDRYIINEKLCILRTYEEYVRKTETLRNKEQKVFISTVKPYKPVTKSTIARWVKTVMKSSGINIECFGPHSCRSASTSAALGQGLKIDTIMKSAGWKSAKTFQKFYNKTIIIDNESNFAQKILPSSS, from the coding sequence ATGGTTTCCAATTCTTCTACAACAGACTTGTCAACAACCATACCTACTACCACAAAAAAGTTTAGTACTTCCAGGAAATCTACAAAAACTACATCCAGTGAAAAATCTTCAACTTGGGATTTTTTGTGTGTCAGGGAACATCTCAAAAGTAAAGGAGTTTCGAACAATGTTGCCGACATCATTCTACAATCATGGAGATCTAGTACATCACAACAATATAAATCACATCTCAAGAAATGGAAATTATTTTCAAGTGAAAGGGAAATCAATTTGTTTGATCCCCCTACCGAAGTGTTACTTGAGTTTTTAAATTCCTTATTTGAACAGAATGTAGGTTACAGTGGTATAAACACTGCTAAATCGGCTATTTCAGCATTGTGTAGTTTAGTTAGTAATAGAAATATTGGTAAAGAAACTTTAGTTAAAAGGTTTATGAAAGGTGTTTTCACTAAAAAACCTAGTTTACCAAAATATAGTAAAATTTGGGATGTTAACAAAGTATtaacatattttgatataatatCGGACAATGAACAGTTGTCTTTATTAGAGTTATCACAAAAACTAGCTATGTTGTTTATGTTATTGAGTGGACAAAGATGTCAAACTATATATAAATTAGAATTAGATAATGTTCAAATTGAAGGAGACACAATGGTTGCTTATGTTAGTGAATTGTTAAAACAAACTAAACCTGGAGTACATATGAAACCTTTAGTATTTGATAGATATATTATCAATGAAAAATTATGTATTTTGAGAACTTATGAGGAGTATGTAAGAAAAACAGAAACTCTTCGGAACAAAGAACAAAAAGTGTTTATTTCTACTGTTAAACCTTACAAACCTGTCACCAAAAGTACTATTGCTAGATGGGTAAAAACtgttatgaaaagttctggaatAAACATTGAATGTTTTGGTCCACATAGCTGTCGTTCAGCATCAACGTCAGCTGCATTAGGTCAAGGACTTAAGATAGACACTATTATGAAAAGTGCAGGGTGGAAATCAgcaaaaacttttcaaaaattttataataaaacaataattattgatAATGAAAGTAATTTTGCTCAGAAGATTTTACCATCAAGTAGCTAA
- the LOC143068751 gene encoding L-2-hydroxyglutarate dehydrogenase, mitochondrial-like, whose protein sequence is MLREKMTTTMAASRITRKLFNLLPVCKKRQHVSIQYLNPQIFNLTNHRFSSSSTQESYDIVIVGGGIVGMATAREILVRHPNLSVAVLEKESKISPHQSGHNSGVIHAGIYYTPGSLKAKLCVEGVELLYKYCDENNVPYKKCGKLIVSVTPEEIPRLESLLKRGIENGVKDLKMVESHEIKEYEPNCVGLKAIHSPHTGIIDYAEVTRSYGRTFEKAGGKIYTNFEVKSLDVTKESSPESSSGIKHPVTVRGDNQAVQCRYVVTCGGLHSDRLAELSGCNREPRIVPFRGDYLLLKQEKCDLVRGNIYPVPDPRFPFLGVHYTPRMNGDVWLGPNAVLSFKREGYNLTDFNLKDTFDALSFRGLRKLAFKNLAFGLKEMYRGFYIGATVKQLQRYVPELAREDVIRGPSGVRAQALDREGQLVDDFVFDSGTGDLGSRILHVRNAPSPAATSSLSIANMVTDKVEQTFQL, encoded by the exons ATGTTGCGAGAGAAAATGACAACAACAATGGCAGCCTCCAGGATCACCAGAAAACTTTTCAATCTTTTACCAGTTTGTAAGAAAAGACAGCATGTCTCAATACAATATTTAAACCCACAGATATTCAATTTAACAAATCATCGTTTTTCATCAAG TTCCACCCAAGAAAGTTATGACATTGTCATTGTTGGTGGTGGTATTGTTGGCATGGCAACAGCAAGAGAAATACTGGTACGACATCCAAATTTGTCAGTTGCAGTTCTGGAGAAGGAATCTAAAATAT CCCCTCACCAGAGTGGACATAACAGTGGAGTGATACATGCTGGTATATACTATACACCTGGTAGTCTGAAGGCCAAGCTGTGTGTTGAGGGGGTAGAACTTCTATATAAATACTGTGATGAAAATAATGTTCCATACAAGAAGTGTGGTAAG TTGATTGTGTCAGTCACCCCAGAAGAAATCCCAAGACTTGAGAGCTTATTGAAAAGAGGGattgaaaatggggtcaaggatTTAAAGATGGTTGAATCCCAtgaaataaaagaatatgaaCCAAACTGTGTA GGATTGAAAGCCATTCACTCTCCCCATACCGGGATCATTGATTATGCAGAAGTAACAAGATCTTATGGTCGAACATTTGAGAAAGCTGGTGGAAAAATCTATACTAACTTTGAAGTGAAATCGTTGGATGTTACAAAGGAAAGTTCACCAGAATCATCAAGTGGCATAAAACATCCTGTTActgtaaggggagataaccaa gcTGTGCAGTGTAGATATGTTGTGACCTGTGGAGGACTCCATTCAGACAGACTGGCAGAGCTGTCCGGTTGTAATAGAGAACCAAGAATAGTCCCATTCAGGGGAGATTATCTATTactaaaacaagaaaaatgtgATCTTGTTAGAGGCAATATATATCCA GTACCAGACCCTAGATTTCCTTTCCTTGGAGTCCATTATACACCTAGAATGAATGGAGATGTGTGGTTAGGTCCCAATGCTGTGTTGTCATTTAAAAGAGAAGGATATAATTTAACAGATTTTAATTTAAAGGATACATTTGATGCCTTAAGTTTTAG AGGTTTGAGAAAGCTTGCATTTAAAAATTTAGCTTTCGGTCTAAAAGAAATGTATCGTGGGTTTTATATTGGTGCCACAGTGAAACAGTTACAGAGATATGTACCAGAACTTGCCAGAGAAGATGTCATCAG gGGTCCTTCTGGTGTAAGAGCTCAAGCTTTAGATAGAGAAGGACAGTTAGTAGATGACTTTGTATTTGACAGTGGTACAGGAGATCTTGGCAGTAGGATATTACATGTAAGGAATGCTCCGTCACCAGCAGCAACATCATCTCTGTCTATAGCTAACATGGTTACAGATAAAGTAGAACAGACATTCCAATTATAG
- the LOC143066775 gene encoding uncharacterized protein LOC143066775, whose protein sequence is MSPIRKIYAAVIILMLSNLIVCRPIDFSKVKDRPIINWDVFSFSVFGKLQLKYVLYILATYLIFTLLKEQLTNSRLLKEMRVLHKIKTHEQWQIDESNDEMNALLWRLQKNKTTRTQDILQHLQKIFIKQDERLSAKNKLAHEINSWKTTINDNTRKLRSLNKALLNPKDKTVAVEKIQRTGLYAAERINQTSENLHRQISIARDILENSSRLMDLKGLPMNCKNGNSHEL, encoded by the exons ATGTCACCAATTCGAAAGATTTATGCTGCAGTAATTATTTTGATGCTTTCAAATTTGATTGTCTGCCGTCCGATAGATTTCAGTAAAGTAAAGGATCGTCCAATAATTAATTGGGATGTGTTTAG CTTCAGTGTTTTTGGCAAACTACAACTCAAGTATGTGCTCTATATCCTGGCCACATATTTAATATTTACCCTTCTAAAGGAGCAGTTGACCAACTCAAGGTTACTGAAAG AAATGAGAgttttacacaaaataaaaacacatgaaCAATGGCAAATTGATGAATCTAATGATGAAATGAATG CTCTTCTTTGGCGACTACAAAAGAACAAAACCACCAGAACTCAAGACATCCTTCAACACTTACAGAAAATTTTTATTAAACAAGATGAAAGACTTTCCGCTAAAAATAAATTAGCACATGAAATTAACAGTTGGAAAACAACAATTAATGACAACACAAGAAAACTGAGAAGTCTAAACAAAGCCCTTTTGAATCCGAAAGATAAAACCGTTGCCGTAGAGAAAATCCAACGAACTGGGCTCTACGCTG CTGAACGAATAAACCAGACAAGTGAGAACCTCCATCGCCAGATAAGCATTGCAAGAGACATACTTGAAAACTCATCAAGGCTTATGGATTTAAAAG GATTACCAATGAACTGCAAAAATGGCAATAGTCACGAACTATGA
- the LOC143068754 gene encoding uncharacterized protein LOC143068754 — translation MNLGACLFPVCIVYIGNPGNLQLKNMPKSYCAAEGCNADERKRGRYGFMAGIRFFPFPILAYQKKRWTDLIRRDNFVPGKFSRLCSRHFIDGEPSVLHPYPELFAYNNYKEVDDQRGKSSILKRETTVTPHSHSNDTDVREAPNIKQTTSRSYLVDEEGNCHTIFLPVSNEVTVETTKNQTSSETMFQMPLHHEYINPIPYRPTFCDSETQTDLSMNDIFELEANIKQMKFDQENLVKTEEKPCLTAEFVDKITSTDKNVSSYLGIPSVMALLGIFAILDKASPSLKYWRGHEGTHHDAKYQLESSTKKPGPSRKLSRYNEFLITLLKIRLALPSFLLGDIFGISESRVSQIFSTWINFMNTVFTPLLKWPNSKKVRKHLPKSFRTTFPKTTCIIDCTEIFIQKPTTPSAQARTYSTYKQHNTYKMLVSITPTGAFNFVSNLWCGNVSDRYITEHSGFLDNIKAGDEVMADRGFLIRDLLLERKATLNIPPFTKKCAQGKGRCLLSRDITKTKKIAKQRIHVERAIGRLKNFKILSNTLPLSLKPLSNQITKVCSFLCNLQSPLVKK, via the exons ATGAACTTGGGGGCATGTCTATTTCCGGTTTGtattgtttacattggaaacCCGGGAAATTTGCAATTGAAAAACATGCCCAAGTCTTACTGTGCAGCGGAGGGCTGCAATGCCGACGAAAGGAAACGAGGAAGATACGGATTTATGGCAGGCATACGTTTTTTCCCGTTTCCCATACTTGCATATCAAAAAAAGAGATGGACTGACTTGATAAGGCGAGATAATTTTGTTCCTGGCAAGTTCTCCCGTCTGTGTTCTCGTCATTTTATTGATGGAGAACCAAGTGTGCTGCACCCGTATCCAGAGCTTTTCGCTTATAATAACTATAAGGAAGTTGATGACCAAAGGGGAAAATCTTCAATCTTGAAAAGGGAAACCACAGTTACACCACATTCACACAGCAATGATACTGATGTTAGAGAGGCTCCCAACATAAAACAGACAACTTCAAGATCATACCTG GTTGATGAAGAAGGCAACTGTCATACTATATTTTTGCCAGTTTCAAATGAAGTGACTGTAGAAACCACCAAGAATCAAACTAGCAGTGAAACAATGTTTC AGATGCCTTTACATCATGAGTACATAAATCCAATTCCTTATCGTCCTACATTTTGTGACAGTGAGACCCAAACAGATTTGTCAATGAATGATATATTTGAATTAGAGGCTAACATAAAGCAGATGAAGTTTGACCAGGAGAATTTAGTCAAGACAGAAGAAAAACCTTGTTTGACTGCTGAATTTGTAGACAAAATTACTTCTACAGACAAGAATGTGTCATCATACCTTGGCATTCCTTCAGTAATGGCTCTTCTTGGAATATTTg cTATACTTGACAAGGCATCCCCATCATTGAAGTACTGGAGGGGACATGAAGGAACACATCATGATGCAAAATACCAGTTAGAGAGCTCAACAAAAAAACCTGGTCCTTCAAGAAAACTGTCTCGgtacaatgaatttttaattaCACTTTTGAAAATCAGGTTGGCTTTACCTTCATTTCTTTTGGGAGATATTTTTGGAATTTCAGAGTCAAGAGTTTCACAAATTTTTTCAACCTGGATCAATTTTATGAATACTGTTTTTACTCCTTTATTAAAGTGGCCAAATTCCAAAAAAGTCAGAAAACATCTTCCAAAATCTTTTAGAACAACTTTTCCTAAAACAACATGTATAATTGACTGTACCGAGATATTTATTCAGAAGCCGACAACACCATCAGCTCAAGCCCGTACATACAGCACATACAAGCAGCACAATACATACAAAATGCTTGTTTCTATTACTCCTACTGGAGCATTTAATTTCGTTTCGAATTTATGGTGTGGTAATGTATCGGACAGATACATCACAGAGCATTCAGGATTTCTTGATAATATCAAAGCAGGAGATGAAGTTATGGCAGATAGAGGATTCCTGATTCGCGACTTGTTACTGGAAAGGAAAGCAACTCTGAACATTCCTCCTTTCACCAAAAAATGTGCTCAAGGAAAAGGCAGATGTCTTTTGAGTAGAGATattacaaaaactaaaaaaattgctAAACAGAGAATTCATGTGGAACGAGCCATTGGACGCTTGaagaatttcaagattttatcaaATACTTTACCGTTGAGTCTTAAACCATTGTCAAATCAAATAACCAAAGTTTGCAGTTTTCTGTGTAACCTTCAATCACctttagtaaaaaaataa
- the LOC143066777 gene encoding uncharacterized protein LOC143066777 → MSFKLQNVNNLKGFLQKRGVTCYFYRKDHLVKLCDLALELQLPILNEENDVEPDITISSLTRRTLVIGGKEVIAPEVSSVVWSVDLRFIPNIEIGDILVYMLNYCGWSGDKLKSYKRDNGYQLFQANHIDSVKISPQFDGNCYYVGGTCVPETRQKECPYDVWILVRPSGEIVSGGCSCVAGNGACKHCIALLFSIESFSERHRDRFTQACTDVVCTWDKPKKKSEPMEIDEMEIRRDTSTKLKRTPMTKNYKPASTMEHRSIEKDLYKLFSGTDSLVLQVLDPPSDASEDEAEAEIPTLSDAVSSCSLSEGKSLASYLQTVYSDSIISKIEELTRGQSDNDAWFEHRKGRITASLFHSVCHFRFNDKPTNYILKKLLGQEKMLSCPSVNFGKRNEPVARQFYNEMYRTKHKNVQIDNCGLYVCTEFPFMGATPDGVVSCSCCGKGLLEIKCSFMHQNENPLDACLDSHYHVYKDENNCLRLKESSSWHTQIQGQMGICKRQWCDFVFFTKKGIAVDRIIFDKNQYNDIIVKCEKFFHKYVVQAIQSD, encoded by the exons ATGTCCTTCAAACTTCAAAACGTAAACAATTTGAAAGGTTTTCTACAAAAGAGAGGCGTAACCTGTTACTTTTATAGAAAAGATCATCTGGTTAAACTTTGTGATCTTGCATTGGAACTTCAATTGCCTATATTGAACGAGGAGAACGACGTGGAACCTGACATCACTATTTCAAGTTTGACAAGGCGTACACTGGTTATCGGGGGAAAGGAGGTCATAGCTCCAGAGGTTTCGAGTGTTGTGTGGTCAGTTGATCTTAGATTTATTCCTAACATTGAAATTGGGGACATATTGGTATACATGCTGAATTATTGTGGTTGGTCCGGTGACAAACTAAAGAGTTACAAAAGGGACAATGGTTATCAACTATTTCAAGCCAACCATATTGATTCTGTCAAGATTAGTCCTCAATTTGATGGCAACTGTTATTATGTTGGTGGTACCTGTGTTCCAGAGACAAGGCAGAAAGAATGTCCATATGATGTATGGATTTTGGTTAGACCCTCTGGTGAAATTGTTTCTGGCGGTTGTTCTTGTGTTGC AGGTAATGGGGCATGCAAGCATTGTATTGCTTTGCTGTTTTCCATTGAGAGTTTTAGTGAAAGACACAGAGACAGGTTCACACAAGCATGTACAGATGTGGTATGCACATGGGATAAACCTAAGAAGAAATCAGAACCAATGGAAATTGATGAAATGGAAATTAGGCGGGACACTTCAACAAAGCTTAAAAGAACCCCCATGACCAAAAATTACAAACCAGCCAGTACAATGGAACATAGAAGTATTGAAAAAGACTTGTACAAATTGTTTTCAGGCACAGACTCCCTTGTGTTACAAGTCCTCGACCCGCCAAGTGATGCATCTGAGGATGAAGCAGAGGCTGAAATCCCTACCCTTTCTGATGCTGTATCATCTTGCTCATTGTCTGAAGGGAAATCTTTGGCAAGTTATTTGCAAACTGTCTATTCAGACAGCATAATTTCTAAAATTGAGGAATTAACAAGGGGGCAATCAGACAATGATGCATGGTTTGAGCATAGGAAGGGTAGGATAACAGCTTCTTTGTTTCATTCTGTCTGTCATTTCAGATTTAATGATAAACCTACCAactatattttaaagaaattattagGACAGGAAAAAATGTTGTCATGTCCTTCAGTTAACTTTGGCAAAAGGAATGAACCTGTGGCTAGACAATTTTACAATGAAATGTATaggacaaaacacaaaaatgttcaaattgaCAATTGTGGTCTTTATGTTTGTACAGAGTTTCCATTCATGGGAGCCACCCCTGATGGAGTAGTGTCTTGCAGCTGTTGTGGGAAGGGTTTATTGGAAATTAAGTGCAGTTTTATGCATCAAAATGAAAACCCTCTAGATGCCTGCTTAGACTCTCATTACCATGTGTACAAAGATGAGAACAATTGTCTAAGACTAAAGGAATCATCTTCATGGCATACCCAAATACAAGGTCAGATGGGGATTTGTAAAAGGCAATGGtgtgattttgtatttttcacaAAGAAAGGTATTGCAGTCGACagaattatttttgacaaaaatcaataCAATGACATCATTGTAAAATGTGAgaaattttttcataaatatgttgtACAAGCTATACAATCTGACTAA